From the genome of Uranotaenia lowii strain MFRU-FL chromosome 1, ASM2978415v1, whole genome shotgun sequence, one region includes:
- the LOC129756725 gene encoding zinc finger protein 880 — protein MESGVLVVPSVSFSVGLMPPDRPGPMNRDLALAGNDEKPKTTLVKMNSQGVGAGGSGGGKQKHKSEGQLILVMEPQNPSPTKYFDQNGIPLKKEFIESAAVYSDGGLEREEVPDKPIAGTNKKRTKLTITCHKCAKTFETKIEFEFHYRKTYNQEPVYACTTCDKRISQYKAYRLHIYRHSNSANQRYICGTCSKVFHQKSDLNRHELVHENQTQSKQPSAQSSVQQQSTEQSAQKGSPVASTSEQPAPVPKVIPLVKVTCDRCDAVFDSQAEARLHIRKLHPIPKQMIECPDCGKFLSAGSLYSHRKIHSDGPKYTCEECQKSFVQKINFIHHRKKHLPNDERPFPCGECGKAFFEKSHLQRHQFFHSEERPYKCELCGKCYKTERCLKVHSAVHNADRPFVCTECNKGFLSSSKLRQHSNIHSGLRPFKCKYCARDFTNFPNWLKHIRRRHKVDHRTGEKLDSVPKFMTKAKTGAGGSAAVNAGSASTRKKAASQPKAEKVKGTEKAEKIKNPSSKKASALTIKEILPLTIIKEEESLPFVGDNSNIDLNLVSKDDLLQPLKMELEMDNMFLSLPGQDEDACDVPLPLSNRIRELEEEDSSVASKSDAKQSGSKTLRGMSLGIDGNDPPFGLAIDDDDNELFRFGYDVAQPEFDCDFSIKNNYPEAVNVIRESESATMNILGASSPLHSNHHQALSSISTSNPTVDIRTDEESVNDLLTGPAGGTLVYDLNNELPIFPTLISICGDENQQQFQLINPHFLHLPLIRRTVTASAVPSSTPDLIGLKLETP, from the exons ATGGAATCCGGTGTTTTGGTGGTCCCGTCGGTTAGTTTCAGTGTTGGACTAATGCCACCGGATCGGCCAGGCCCCATGAACCGCGATTTGGCTCTGGCTGGAAATGATGAAAAGCCTAAAACTACACTGGTTAAAATGAATAGTCAAGGTGTGGGTGCGGGAGGAAGCGGGGgtggaaaacaaaaacacaaaagcG AAGGTCAACTGATACTGGTAATGGAACCACAAAATCCTTCACCTACTAAATATTTCGATCAAAACGGAATTCCTCTGAAAAAGGAATTTATAGAATCGGCTGcggtttattcggacggtggtCTGGAGCGGGAGGAAGTTCCGGATAAACCGATCGCCGGAACCAACAAAAAGCGAACCAAATTAACAATCACGTGCCACAAGTGCGCCAAAACGTTCGAAACCAAGatagaatttgaatttcattaccGGAAAACCTACAACCAG GAACCGGTATATGCTTGTACGACCTGTGATAAACGGATCTCCCAGTATAAAGCCTATCGGCTACATATTTACCGGCATTCGAACAGTGCCAACCAAAGGTACATCTGTGGCACCTGTTCTAAGGTGTTTCACCAGAAATCGGATCTCAACCGGCACGAGTTAGTGCATGAAAATCAAACTCAGTCTAAACAACCGTCGGCACAGTCCTCTGTTCAGCAGCAATCAACGGAACAATCTGCACAAAAGGGCTCGCCTGTTGCCTCAACTTCCGAGCAACCTGCGCCAGTTCCGAAAGTGATTCCCTTGGTGAAAGTCACCTGCGACCGGTGCGATGCCGTTTTCGACAGCCAGGCCGAGGCACGGCTACACATCCGGAAGCTTCACCCGATTCCGAAGCAAATGATCGAGTGTCCCGACTGTGGCAAGTTCCTGTCGGCGGGCAGCCTGTACTCGCATCGTAAGATTCATTCGGACGGGCCAAAGTACACATGCGAGGAGTGCCAGAAATCGTTTGTCCAGAAGATCAATTTCATCCACCATCGGAAGAAGCACCTACCCAACGACGAACGACCGTTTCCCTGCGGCGAATGTGGCAAGGCGTTCTTCGAGAAGAGTCACCTGCAGCGGCATCAGTTCTTTCACTCCGAAGAACGGCCGTACAAATGCGAACTCTGTGGCAAGTGCTACAAAACCGAGCGATGTCTGAAG GTTCATTCTGCGGTCCACAATGCCGATCGACCATTCGTGTGCACCGAATGCAACAAGGGTTTCCTCAGCAGCTCGAAGCTCCGGCAGCACAGCAACATCCACTCGGGGCTGCGGCCTTTCAAGTGCAAGTACTGTGCCCGCGATTTCACCAACTTCCCCAACTGGCTGAAGCACATCCGCCGACGGCACAAGGTGGACCACCGAACCGGTGAGAAGCTGGACAGCGTTCCCAAATTCATGACCAAGGCCAAGACTGGGGCTGGTGGTTCGGCTGCCGTAAATGCGGGAAGTGCTTCCACCAGAAAAAAGGCCGCTTCACAGCCAAAGGCCGAGAAAGTTAAAGGGACAGAaaaagcggaaaaaatcaagaacccATCCTCCAAGAAAGCTTCCGCATTGACAATCAAGGAAATTCTTCCTTTGACTATCATCAAAGAAGAAGAAAGTTTACCATTCGTTGGAGATAACTCCAACATTGATCTCAATCTGGTATCCAAGGATGATTTGTTGCAACCTTTGAAGATGGAACTGGAAATGGACAACATGTTTCTGTCGTTACCAGGTCAGGATGAGGATGCCTGCGACGTACCGCTGCCGTTGAGTAACCGAATAAGGGAACTAGAAGAAGAGGATTCAAGTGTTGCGAGTAAGTCGGATGCGAAGCAAAGCGGCAGTAAAACATTACGAGGGATGTCCCTTGGAATCGACGGTAATGATCCCCCCTTTGGTTTGGCGATCGACGACGACGATAACGAATTGTTCCGGTTTGGCTATGACGTGGCCCAACCGGAGTTCGATTGTGATTTTAGTATTAAGAACAACTATCCAGAGGCTGTTAATGTGATACGGGAGAGTG AATCAGCGACCATGAATATTCTTGGTGCGTCATCTCCCTTGCATTCGAACCACCATCAAGCGCTGTCATCAATAAGCACGAGCAACCCGACCGTTGATATTCGAACGGACGAGGAATCGGTGAACGATCTTCTAACCGGTCCCGCCGGAGGCACGCTGGTGTACGATCTGAACAATGAGTTACCCATCTTTCCAACGTTGATCTCAATCTGTGGCGACGAGAACCAGCAACAA
- the LOC129738158 gene encoding uncharacterized protein LOC129738158: MPASIRNGTLPEVSNGFNCVDCSRPDGAGNMVQCDKCDLWRHYSCADVDEWVKDVPWTCATCTNQQTQENLSSVSDLAESLARLRARQELERLQIDIDVQRRHTEEQQALISNSLGLEENRSRRSRVSSRQSEQRIRAWVDEVVATAGAVGSSAQQQQQQPSQMTEIAESLKAVPSNQSNVPNTRGSEAILPSPPLLPSVAVPKMQSTMNRPRPNLPLSSQASDRVKQLPNRSVAFERLSPISDSPMDAQAAQSSNSRSILRDPLPRFPGQSQRDTTSRQPLDLEKEIKNCKLVIEELERNARAQNAELQILLASSQQERLTADFNKQNPSSRSCSGAFPKATTMRNLPVPTNSQRTGMPVRPELKISDIPNNQNNPPNGQDTFCQRQTQSEGFLQVPLLHNKRPATKTTTNGLSDSYLTSRPNGKQNPGTSEKQFSLPYHTADTILAMPFQGDEENVRESRNVFTTPLIDEQIPAFGKRGSTSYNLSVPLRPENLPTQQQLAARQSLARDLPIFSGNPTEWPIFIANYRYTTEACGFTNGENMLRLQRSLQGQALDAVRSRLIFPSAIPQVIEILRMRYGRPEVLINVLLQKVRAIPPPRSDRLESLIEFGTAVQELVDNIDAANEPAHLVNPALLQELVMKLPTDQRMMWAGFRRSIAAVDLRTFGSYMAIIVEDASSVVVYEGDGKKSNVREKSKFRGTVFSHAEGNKTEQHNERPLPPNAEEHPLEFYRCAICEENGHRVRECDVFRSLPVDERWLRVRALRLCWNCLSSHGRRACRVKGVCGIDGCKNRHHTLLHSSNEDKANVGQTFTHRLFDTAALFRIIPVTLFSKDRQIATYAFLDEGSDLTLIESDLVSGLGIRGSPNPLCLRWTANTSRLENESHSVQLSISGIAKKSKRETMNARTVKHLGLPYQSFYAEEAAQKYDHLRGIPLSSYENAKPRMLIGLDNLRLAVPLKTREGNSQGPVAVKTRLGWCVYGPRNQNANKAYNLHVCQCSCDDNLETALKDFCALDNLGAQTEIPITKEDQRAIDILESTTKKIGNSFETGLLWKKNLVELPDSYPMAKRRLECFERRMEKNPALKENVHRQIREYELKGYAHVATQQELNEADPSRIWYLPIGAIVNPKKPGKVRVIWNAAAKVKGTSLNSVLLKGPDQLASLPAVLFGFRMYRVALTSDIREMFHQIKIRNADKHSQRFLWRFDRDSSPKIYLMDVATFGSTCSPASAQFVKNRNAEMHYELFPEASRDIISHHYVDDYLKSFSTEEEATKVGNDVRIVHGNGGFQLHNWRSNSQKVLEQLGVEDTLKVKELVEITQTERVLGMLWESTTDVLSFSTQLSHEVQNLVASSTRPTKRQVLRCVMILFDPLGLLAPFLIHGKVLIQDLWRTGIEWDDEVPDRVYERWLKWIEVIAHIEEIRIPRCYFPQATKHTYDNVQLHLFVDASEVAYACAIYLRTTVSGQPQCCLIGAKAKVAPLKPWSIPKLELQGCVLGVRLMTYVKQHHEITISSTHIWTDSRTALAWIKADPRNYRPFVSNRVGEILEHTEPSQWRWVPSRSNPADEATKWGVGPFFDRNSQWFNGPHFLQLTEEDWPKPKEELTATTEEMRASVLHHRSWKPVIIYEKYASWEKLQRVVAYVLRYIHNRLKLQPGYDSHLQQHELKSAEENIIQMVQFECFSEEIDALKEKSPDLNPITEKSPLYKLAPTIDDRGLLRQTGRIGAAKEVPYDTKFPVILPGKHYVTELLVDHFHRKFCHRNSETIVNELRQVYEIPNLRVLVKSIGRKCLLCQIRRTRPVNPPMAPLPPARLAHHERAFTYTGLDYFGPLLVKIGRANVKRWIALFTCLTTRAVHLEVAYSLTTASCISTVRRFVGRRGAPAEFYSDNGTNFQGAERILRHQISQGLSETFTSSDTKWSFIPPGAPHMGGAWERLVQSVKAAMNEAYCEGKLDDEGLQTLIVEAERIVNTRPLTYLPLDSSHSEALTPNHFLLLNSNGKRRINDEESSRVDYAPKTVDFEARRSHLGASWDLIQRQLETFWKRWLTEYLPVIRRQSKWFEKARQLEAGDLVLVTDPTKRCGWERDRVDRVLMNDDGQVRRAVVQIGKTKHVRPVTRLALLDVKGVVPRVPGIHPGENVAAANEEMATL, encoded by the coding sequence ATGCCTGCTTCAATCCGTAACGGCACTTTACCAGAGGTGAGCAATGGATTCAATTGTGTGGATTGCTCGCGACCAGATGGAGCAGGGAATATGGTCCAATGTGATAAATGTGACCTTTGGAGACACTATTCGTGTGCGGATGTGGACGAGTGGGTCAAAGATGTGCCATGGACGTGCGCCACATGTACCAATCAGCAAACACAGGAAAACCTGTCTTCAGTGTCCGACTTGGCCGAAAGTCTAGCACGGCTTCGCGCAAGACAGGAACTGGAAAGATTACAAATAGATATCGACGTTCAACGACGCCACACTGAAGAACAACAAGCGCTTATAAGTAACAGTTTAGGTTTGGAGGAAAATCGCAGTAGACGAAGTAGAGTGAGCAGTCGACAAAGTGAACAACGTATACGCGCGTGGGTAGACGAGGTCGTAGCCACAGCCGGTGCCGTAGGTTCATCtgctcaacaacaacaacaacagccatCCCAAATGACAGAAATTGCGGAGTCATTGAAAGCAGTTCCATCAAATCAATCGAATGTGCCAAACACCAGAGGATCGGAAGCCATACTTCCATCACCACCATTGCTCCCGTCGGTGGCGGTTCCGAAgatgcaatcaactatgaatcgACCTCGTCCAAATTTACCACTTTCTTCGCAAGCATCTGATCGTGTAAAGCAGCTGCCCAACCGATCGGTAGCCTTTGAACGACTGTCGCCGATTTCCGATTCGCCAATGGATGCACAAGCAGCACAAAGCTCGAACAGTCGTTCGATATTACGCGATCCTTTGCCCAGATTCCCCGGACAGAGTCAACGAGATACAACCAGTAGACAGCCACTCGACTTGGAAAAGgaaattaaaaactgcaaacttGTAATAGAAGAGCTCGAGCGGAACGCCCGAGCGCAAAATGCAGAACTACAAATATTACTTGCAAGCAGCCAGCAAGAACGATTGACAGctgattttaataaacaaaatccTTCATCACGAAGCTGCAGCGGAGCTTTCCCGAAAGCTACAACTATGCGAAATTTGCCGGTACCTACAAATTCCCAACGTACGGGAATGCCAGTACGACCAGAATTGAAGATAAGTGACATCCCGAACAACCAGAATAATCCTCCAAATGGTCAAGATACATTCTGCCAGCGCCAAACGCAATCAGAGGGTTTCTTACAAGTGCCTTTGTTGCATAATAAACGACCTGCAACCAAAACCACTACCAACGGCCTGTCGGATAGCTATCTGACTTCCCGCCCAAATGGAAAACAAAATCCCGGTACGTCAGAGAAGCAGTTCAGTTTGCCGTATCACACTGCCGACACCATCTTAGCGATGCCCTTTCAAGGAGACGAGGAAAACGTACGAGAATCACGAAACGTATTTACAACTCCACTGATAGATGAACAGATTCCAGCCTTTGGAAAAAGGGGTTCCACGTCGTATAACTTATCGGTGCCTTTGAGACCAGAAAACTTACCCACACAACAGCAGCTGGCGGCACGACAGTCTCTGGCTCGAGACCTACCCATATTTTCCGGGAACCCAACAGAATGGCCTATCTTTATAGCTAATTATCGATACACAACGGAAGCCTGCGGTTTCACGAACGGTGAAAATATGCTACGCCTTCAAAGGAGTCTGCAAGGCCAAGCGCTCGATGCTGTGCGCAGTCGTCTGATTTTCCCATCTGCAATCCCACAAGTGATTGAAATATTGCGGATGCGATACGGCAGACCGGAGGTGTTGATCAACGTGTTGCTCCAAAAAGTACGAGCCATTCCACCACCAAGATCAGACCGGTTGGAAAGCCTTATCGAATTTGGCACAGCCGTTCAGGAATTGGTAGACAACATTGATGCAGCGAATGAACCAGCCCATCTAGTGAATCCGGCCCTTCTTCAAGAGCTAGTTATGAAGCTCCCAACCGATCAAAGAATGATGTGGGCTGGGTTTAGACGAAGCATAGCTGCTGTGGACCTAAGGACATTCGGAAGTTATATGGCAATAATTGTGGAAGATGCAAGTAGCGTCGTGGTGTATGAAGGTGATGGCAAAAAATCTAATGTACGGGAAAAATCTAAGTTCAGAGGAACTGTCTTCTCCCACGCGGAAGGAAACAAAACCGAACAGCACAATGAGCGACCACTTCCTCCCAATGCCGAAGAGCATCCGTTGGAGTTCTACAGATGTGCGATTTGCGAAGAAAATGGACATAGAGTGCGCGAGTGTGATGTGTTTCGCTCGTTGCCTGTGGATGAAAGATGGCTTCGAGTGCGAGCTCTGCGATTGTGTTGGAATTGTCTATCCTCTCACGGACGTCGGGCGTGTCGAGTGAAGGGAGTATGTGGAATCGACGGGTGTAAAAATAGGCACCATACACTACTGCATTCATCTAATGAAGACAAGGCAAACGTGGGTCAAACCTTTACACACAGACTATTCGATACAGCAGCACTCTTCAGGATAATTCCCGTCACACTTTTCAGCAAGGACAGGCAAATCGCTACATACGCCTTCTTAGACGAGGGGTCTGACTTGACACTTATTGAAAGTGACCTAGTCTCAGGTCTGGGAATACGCGGCAGCCCCAACCCTTTGTGTCTGCGATGGACTGCAAATACTTCACGTTTGGAAAATGAATCTCACTCCGTCCAGTTGAGCATATCCGGTATTGCAAAGAAATCTAAAAGGGAAACTATGAACGCCAGAACTGTAAAACACCTGGGTTTACCATATCAAAGCTTTTACGCAGAAGAGGCGGCTCAGAAGTATGATCATCTGCGAGGTATACCGTTGTCCAGCTACGAGAACGCGAAACCAAGGATGCTTATCGGATTAGATAACCTACGACTTGCTGTGCCATTGAAAACAAGAGAAGGAAACAGCCAAGGCCCAGTAGCCGTTAAAACCAGACTCGGGTGGTGTGTTTATGGACCACGCAACCAAAATGCTAATAAAGCCTACAATCTCCACGTGTGCCAATGTTCCTGCGATGATAACTTAGAAACTGCGCTGAAGGATTTCTGTGCCTTAGATAATTTAGGAGCTCAAACTGAGATTCCTATTACGAAAGAAGATCAAAGAGCAATAGATATATTAGAATCCACCACCAAAAAGATCGGAAATTCTTTCGAAACCGGCTTGCTATGGAAAAAAAACCTGGTTGAACTCCCCGACAGCTATCCCATGGCCAAAAGGAGGCTGGAATGCTTCGAACgacgaatggaaaaaaatccggCTCTTAAAGAGAATGTCCACCGTCAGATCAGGGAATACGAACTGAAAGGTTACGCTCATGTTGCCACACAACAAGAACTAAATGAGGCGGACCCTAGTCGCATTTGGTACCTCCCGATCGGCGCCATCGTGAACCCAAAAAAACCAGGAAAGGTGCGTGTTATCTGGAACGCTGCCGCAAAAGTCAAAGGAACTTCATTGAACAGCGTATTGCTCAAAGGTCCCGATCAACTTGCCTCTCTGCCGGCAGTACTGTTTGGATTTCGCATGTACCGCGTCGCTTTGACTTCTGACATCAGGGAAATGTTCCACCAAATAAAGATCCGCAACGCAGACAAACACTCCCAGAGGTTCCTGTGGCGGTTCGATCGTGACTCTAGCCCTAAGATTTATCTGATGGATGTCGCTACCTTCGGAAGCACCTGCTCACCGGCATCCGCTCAATTTGTCAAAAACCGGAACGCAGAGATGCACTATGAGCTTTTTCCTGAAGCCTCTAGAGATATCATATCCCATCACTATGTGGACGATTATTTGAAAAGCTTCAGCACCGAAGAAGAAGCCACAAAGGTAGGCAACGACGTCCGTATCGTCCACGGGAACGGTGGGTTTCAGCTACACAATTGGAGATCCAATAGCCAGAAGGTACTCGAACAACTTGGAGTTGAAGACACCCTCAAAGTGAAGGAATTGGTAGAAATTACGCAGACCGAGCGCGTTTTAGGAATGCTGTGGGAATCTACTACAGACGTGCTAAGCTTTTCCACACAATTGAGTCACGAAGTGCAAAACCTGGTCGCGTCCTCAACCCGTCCTACAAAACGTCAAGTCCTCAGATGCGTGATGATATTATTCGACCCGCTTGGACTCCTTGCTCCCTTTTTGATTCACGGCAAAGTACTTATTCAAGACTTATGGCGAACAGGAATCGAGTGGGACGACGAAGTACCCGACAGAGTCTACGAAAGATGGTTGAAGTGGATCGAAGTTATAGCACACATAGAAGAGATTCGAATTCCCAGATGCTACTTCCCTCAAGCCACGAAACACACTTACGATAATGTCCAGCTTCATTTATTTGTCGACGCTAGTGAAGTTGCGTATGCTTGTGCAATCTATTTACGCACTACCGTAAGTGGGCAACCGCAGTGTTGCTTGATCGGAGCCAAGGCGAAAGTCGCACCTCTAAAGCCCTGGTCGATCCCTAAACTTGAACTTCAAGGATGTGTGCTGGGGGTTAGATTGATGACCTACGTAAAGCAACACCACGAAATCACGATCTCAAGCACACATATCTGGACCGATTCCCGAACGGCACTCGCTTGGATCAAAGCAGACCCCCGGAACTACAGACCGTTTGTGTCGAATCGAGTCGGAGAAATATTGGAGCACACGGAACCAAGTCAGTGGCGTTGGGTACCATCGCGGTCAAACCCGGCGGACGAAGCTACAAAATGGGGAGTAGGACCATTTTTTGATCGCAATAGTCAATGGTTCAATGGACCTCATTTTCTGCAATTGACCGAAGAAGATTGGCCGAAACCAAAGGAAGAATTAACCGCTACGACCGAAGAAATGCGGGCCTCAGTCTTGCACCATCGTTCCTGGAAGCCAGTTATCATCTACGAAAAATATGCGTCTTGGGAAAAACTGCAACGAGTGGTTGCATACGTGCTGCGATACATTCACAACCGATTAAAATTGCAACCTGGGTACGACTCACATCTCCAACAACACGAACTGAAATCTGCcgaagaaaacattattcaaatggTTCAGTTCGAGTGTTTCTCCGAAGAAATAGATGCCTTAAAAGAGAAAAGCCCAGATCTAAATCCTATCACTGAGAAAAGTCCACTCTATAAGCTAGCGCCCACAATTGACGATCGAGGGCTCCTGCGGCAAACTGGTCGTATTGGAGCAGCAAAGGAAGTACCTTACGACACGAAGTTCCCAGTAATACTTCCAGGAAAACATTACGTAACCGAGCTGTTAGTTGACCATTTCCATCGTAAATTCTGCCATCGAAACTCCGAAACAATCGTAAACGAGTTGCGCCAGGTTTACGAGATTCCTAATCTACGCGTTTTGGTTAAAAGCATCGGTCGCAAGTGTCTCTTGTGCCAAATACGACGCACACGACCAGTCAACCCGCCAATGGCTCCGCTTCCTCCGGCACGCTTAGCGCATCACGAGCGGGCTTTCACCTATACCGGACTAGACTATTTCGGACCCTTACTCGTCAAGATAGGACGAGCCAACGTAAAAAGGTGGATAGCTCTCTTCACGTGTCTTACGACAAGAGCCGTCCATCTGGAAGTCGCTTATAGTCTCACCACTGCGTCGTGTATTTCTACCGTGCGAAGATTCGTAGGTCGCCGTGGGGCTCCAGCAGAGTTTTACAGCGATAACGGAACAAACTTCCAGGGAGCCGAGCGGATTTTAAGACATCAAATAAGCCAGGGGTTATCGGAAACCTTCACTTCTAGCGATACAAAGTGGAGCTTCATTCCACCAGGAGCTCCGCATATGGGCGGCGCATGGGAGCGCCTCGTACAATCGGTAAAAGCGGCCATGAACGAGGCATACTGCGAGGGTAAGCTGGATGATGAGGGCCTACAGACTTTAATCGTAGAGGCTGAGCGAATTGTAAATACAAGGCCTCTTACATACTTACCACTGGATTCGTCCCACTCTGAAGCTCTAACTCCCAACCATTTCCTGCTGCTGAACTCCAATGGTAAAAGAAGGATTAACGACGAGGAGAGCTCGCGGGTAGATTATGCACCAAAAACCGTGGACTTCGAAGCGAGAAGAAGTCACTTGGGAGCTTCCTGGGATTTAATACAGCGTCAGTTGGAAACTTTCTGGAAACGATGGTTGACGGAGTATCTTCCGGTTATCCGGAGACAATCAAAATGGTTCGAAAAGGCTCGACAACTAGAGGCAGGTGACCTAGTATTGGTAACGGATCCAACTAAACGGTGCGGCTGGGAACGAGATCGTGTCGATCGTGTGCTGATGAATGATGATGGCCAGGTGCGAAGAGCGGTGGTTCAAATAGGCAAGACAAAGCACGTTCGTCCGGTGACCAGATTAGCTCTTCTAGATGTTAAAGGTGTAGTCCCACGAGTCCCAGGGATACACCCGGGGGAGAATGTTGCCGCAGCGAACGAAGAAATGGCCACACTGTAG